In the genome of Yersinia enterocolitica, the window GGACTGGCACTGTTAACCGGTAATCTGGGGCGCCCGAATGTCGGTGTTGGTCCGGTACGCGGGCAAAACAACGTGCAGGGTGCCTGCGATATGGGCGCATTGCCAAATATGTATCCGGGTTATCAATCTGTGACCGATCCCGCCACACTGGAAAAATTTGCCAAAGCCTGGGGGGTACCATCCCTGTCCGATAAAGTCGGTTACTCGCTGACCGATGTTCCACATAAAGTGAAAGAGGGGAAAATTAAAGCCAACTACGTGATGGGCGAAGATCCACTCCAGACCGAACCGGATTTGTCCATGATGCGTGAAGCCTTCAGCGAATTAGAACTGCTGATTGTGCAAGATATCTTTATGACTAAAACCGCAGCCGAGGCGGATGTTATCTTCCCCGCCACCTCGTGGGGTGAACATGAAGGGGTCTATTCTGCGGCAGACCGTGGTTTCCAGCGGTTTGAAAAAGCGGTTGAACCACAAGGTGATGTAAAACCAGATTGGGAAATTATTAGTCTGATGGCGACCGCACTCGGCTATCCGATGAAATATAACAATACCAAAGAGATTTGGGATGAACTGCGTGAGTTATGCCCGCTGTACTATGGCGCAACCTACGAAAAAATGGCTGGTTTGGGCTATATCCCGTGGCCATGTACCACTGAAGATAGCCCCGGTACACCCTGGTTATATGCCGGTAATAAGTTTGACCGCCCTGGCGGCAAAGGGTTGTTATTTGCCAGTGAATGGCGTGCGCCAATGGAACTGGTGGATGAGCAATATCCGTTGGTGTTGTGTACCGTGCGTGAGGTCGGCCACTACTCCTGCCGTTCGATGACTGGCAACTGTTCCGCACTGCAAACGCTGGCCGATGAACCGGGTTATGTACAAATCAGCCCGCAGGATGCAGATAAAATGCGCTTGCAGGATCAACAACTGGTATGGGTTGAATCGCGTCGTGGTAAAGTTATCACGCGGGTCTCAGTCAGTGAACGCATTAATATCGGTGCGGTATATATGACCTACCAGTGGTGGATTGGTGCCTGTAATGAGCTGACGCTGGACCATCTGGATCCGATTTCCAAAACACCGGAATATAAATATTGCGCGGTGAAGCTGGAAGCCATCCCAGATCAGACGTGGGCAGAAAACTATGTGCAACAGGAATACAGTCAGTTGAAGGCGCGGTTACGTAGAGAAGCCGAAGTGGGGTGATCGGTTAACGGCTACTGCGCTTTGCCATTCTGGGTTTACGCAGTGCTCGCCACCGTCATGTACTTATATGTACACTCCGGTGGCTGTGCGCTGAGCGCGCCCAGACTGGCTTTGCTCGCGACGCCGCGTTCAGGTAGAAGGGTTTGGCACTGCTTGGTTCAACACGGTATTCGGTAAATAGATATTAGTTTTATTCGAAGCAAATAAATGAGTTAATCCATCCCATCTTCATCTTCGATACTTTTTACTGATATTCCTAACCGCTGCATACGGGATAACAAGGTGGTGCGTTTTAGCCCTAACTTAATGGCAGCCCCTTTTGGCCCAGCAACCACGCCGTTGGTTTCGCGTAATACTCGAATAATTCGCGCGCGCTCAGACTCTGAAGATTCTGGCTCTTCACTTTCAGGTAATAAGGTTTTATGCACAACCCTTTCTGCCACAGGTTTAGTAACCTCTAGCGGTGACAGATGATATTCCAGCTCTTGTAACTGCAAATTCAGCGTAGTACCACGGCTAAGGATGACCGCCCGCTCAATAACATTTTCCAATTCACGAATATTGCCTGGCCACGGTAAACGGCTAAGCAAACGTAATGTTTCACCAGGAATTGTGTCGATAGTGCGATTCATCCGTTTGGCTATTTTCTGAGTAAAGAATTTCACCAGCAACGGTATATCTTCCGGCCGCTCACGCAGCGGAGGGATCACAATCGGAAAAACATTAAGACGATAATAAAGGTCGCTGCGGTATTCGCGATTCACCATCATCAATTTTAAATCACGATTGGTCGCAGCAATCAGGCGAACATCCACCGGAATAATTTTACTGCCGCCAAGGCGTTCTATTTCCCGCTCTTGCAATACACGTAATAATTTAGGCTGTAGTTCCAGAGGAATATCGCCCACTTCATCAAGAAATAGTGTGCCGCCGTCAGCCATTTCAAACCGGCCAATACGCTGTGATGATGCACCGGTATAAGCCCCCTTCTCATGACCGAACAGATCACTTTCCATCAATCCCGATGGAATGGCTGCACAGTTCATTTTCACCATGCGTTTATTCTTGCGGGTACTCAAATTATGAATAGCCCGGGCAATCAGCTCTTTGCCGGTGCCGGTTTCCCCCAGGATCAATACGGTACAATCACTGGAAGCCACCATCTCAACTTGTTCCAGTACTGCTTTAATCCCTGCACTATTACCGATTATCTCGCCAAACTCTTCATTATGAATAATCTGGTCCGTTAGATAGAGATTTTCATTTACCAACGAATCTTTTAGGCGGGTAATTTCGTTGTAGGCCAGCGCGTTATCAACCGCAATGGCAATACGAGCTGCAATTTGGCGCAACAGTTTTACATTGCTATCAGTGAAAATATCACTCTGACATTGTGCCAGTTTCAAAACACCTAACATTTTGTGACCGAAAAAAAGCGGCAACAGGCAAACAACTTGTAACCCTTCATCCAGCATATTTGCCAGTTGCTTATCATCCGGTGCTAAAAGAGAGATATCAGCCAAATTAACCAACAATAACGCTTTGCTCTGTAAAACCTGCCCAGCCAAAGTGCCGGTAATATCCACCCATGCCTGCTGATACTGTACGGCCTTACCACTCTGGTAGCGGGTAGAGAATACATTTAACTTATTTTTATCCTTATGGGTACCACAGAGCGCTAAGCTAATGTAATCAATATTAAAAAATCGATGTATCTCTTTTGAAACCTCTGCCGCTAATACATCCAATTCCAGCTTAGAAATAACCGTATTGGTCACATCCACTAAAATCCGATAATGGTCGCGCTCAAAGCGCAGTTTTTCACGCTCAGAAAATGCCCGATTAATCTCAGCAATATTATCAACGGCAATTGCCACTACATCTGCCAGTAACCCCAGAAAAGTAACTGCTTGTTCATCAAACTCACTGTCATCAGTTTTAATAAATTCAATACAGCCTGACCAATGATTGTCATGGCCCAAGGGAAAATGGCAGCCAGAGTGCAATTCCTGATAGGGAATCAAATCACAAACAGCAGAAAACTCCCTTTGCATACGGCGATGGTCAGTCTGCAAAGGCGTCTGCTGCTGCCAGGCTAAGCCACCGGGGCCTTCGGCAAACAAGATATTTTGCGATCCCTGCACCCTGTTGGTCGCATCGTCATGGGTATAAAGGGTATTTTGGTTATAAAGAGGGTTAAGCAATAATAAATTGACCCGCTGAAAACGCACCACAGAAAAAGAGAGCTTTCTGAGTTCATTCACTAAATCGGTTATATCCCGTAGCAATAATAACTTTTTTGATACCGTGAACAGTGTATCTTGCCAAACTTGAGCCAATGTGGGACGGGGTAGTTTTTTTGCTCTATCCATAAACGTCGTTATTAAGCCCAGAAAAATGATCACTACTTTAAGGTATTAAACTGAACAAATATATATCAACAGCCGATAAGCTTGATCTGGGTTAACAAACTATTTCTCCGCAATTTATCCATCTTACCAATCAGTTGAAATTACGTCTCATTTTCATCGTAAGATAAATAAAAACATTAGGTTACATGTGATACTCACCACATATGGAGTATCAAATCACAACTGGCGCTATATAAATAAATACATATCGAAATAAAAGATACGTATTAATATCTGATTCGAAAAAAAGCAATTTTAGGAAAAATACAAAATGCAACAGTAAAAACCGCTCAATGAATGCCTGGTATGAAAAATGCATTACATTTAGGTCAGGAAAATAATTTATTAATATTTAGTTTTCATTCCCCTACACCGATAAAATAATAAGTAAGGAGTTATCAATGAGCATTGAAAATCCCTTTGATCTGCGGCTTCCGATTGATATGGCAAAACTGGCAGAGCAAGTCGGTATATATAAAGCCACTAAGAATCCGGCCACCACCTTTTATTTAGCCATGACTGCCGGTGTATTCATCTCTATCGCTTTTGTCTTCTACATTACTGCAACAACCGGCACTGCTGGCGTGGTGGCATTTGGGTTAGCAAAGTTGGTAGGCGGCCTGTGTTTCTCTCTTGGCCTGATTTTAGTGATTATCTGTGGGGCTGATTTATTCACATCCACAGTACTCATTGTGGTGGCTAAAGCCAGTGGCAAAATCAGTTGGCGGCAATTAATCTGTAATTGGGTGAATGTCTATTTCGGTAATCTTATTGGTGCACTGTTCTTTGTGGCATTGATTTGGTTTGCCGGTCAGCATACGGCGGCAAATGGTTTATGGGGCTTGAATGTGTTGCAAACTGCCGAACACAAATTGCATCATACGTTTGTAGAAGCGGTGTGTTTGGGGATTCTGGCTAATCTAATGGTCTGTCTGGCAGTATGGATGAGCTATTCCGGCCATACTTTGACGGATAAAATTGTGGTGATGTTACTGCCTATCGGCATGTTTGTCGCCAGCGGTTTTGAACACAGCATTGCCAATATGTTTTTGATCCCATTAGCTATTGTCATCCGCGATTATGCATCACCGGGGTTCTGGCTATCAATTAATGCTACCCCGGATCAATTTTCTGCGCTGACCCTAAATAACTTTATTATCGATAATCTAATCCCGGTGACTATCGGCAATATTATTGGTGGTGGGTTATTGGTTGGCCTGACCTATTGGATTATTTATCTGCGCAATCCAGCTCATTGAGTCAATAGCGCCATTGATATCGACAAATTTGACGAAATGACGTGAATAAAAGTGACACCCATAACAGAACAGCCAGTCGGGTTTACCCCTGACTGGCTGTTACGTTAATTCACAATAACCGATTATTTCTTCTTAGCGTATTTCAGTGAGTCTAATGCGACGGCAAAGATAATGATCGCACCTTTAATAATATACTGCCAATAAGGGTTCACACCGATATAAGTTAATCCGTAGTTAATAACGGTAAAGATAATTACCCCTGTCACTACGCCGATAACGGTACCAACACCACCACTAAAGGACACACCGCCCACCACACAGGCGGCAATCGCATCCAACTCGTACATAAAGCCAAGGTTGTTAGTCGCACTACCGATACGGCCTGCTTCCAACATACCGCCGAAAGCATAGAACACACCGGACAAGGCATAGATCATGATCAAGTTTAGTGGCACATTCACACCAGAAACTTTTGCCGCTTCCGGGTTACCGCCGATGGCAAAAATATTCTTACCAAAGCGAGTTTTATTCCACAGCACCCAGACAAAGCCGATAGCAATCAAAGCATAGAAGGTAATATAAGACAGTTTGAAATCACCAAATCGTAAGAACCCTTGAGCAAAGGTTGAGAATGCCGGATCAAAACCTGCAATCGGTGATGCGCCAACGAAATCGTAATACAGAGAGTTAATCCCGTAGACGATAATCATAGTACCTAATGTGGTAATAAATGGTGTCACATTCAGGTAAGCAATGATAATACCGTTGACCAAACCAATAATCGCACCAATCAGACAGACGGTTAAGATAACAATCGGAATCGGTACAGTGTGCAAATCAGGGAAAACTTTATTAACGTTATCCATTGCTTGCAACATGGTTGCCGCAACTACCGCCGCCAAGCCTACCTGACGGCCGGCTGACAGGTCGGTCCCTTGGGTAACAATCAGCCCCGCCACGCCCAGTGCGATAATAATACGCACCGATGATTGGGTCAGAATGTTACTTAAGTTCATCAGACTTAAAAACGTCGGGTCCTTAACAATAATAATTGCCAGTAATACGAACAACACCACATAAATCCCGCTCTCTTTAAGGTAAGTGAGCATACTTTTCTTATTTAACGCATTCATAATAAGAACCTTCGACTAGATTAGAGATGCAAGGATGCAAGACGTAATATTTCATTTTGCGTGGTTTGCTTAGTATCAACAATTCCCGCAACCTGACCATTACTCATTACTAAAATTCTGTCAGTGATCCCTAATAGCTCAGGCATTTCAGAAGAGATAATAATAATCCCTTTGTCTTTCTTCGCTAATTCAGTCATTAACTGATAGATTTCAAACTTAGCACCGACATCAATACCTCGAGTCGGCTCATCCAACATTAATATTTCTGGTTGAGTCAGTAGCCAACGGCCAATAATTACTTTCTGCTGATTACCACCGGATAAAGAGCCAATATTGGTACGGTGACCCGGTGTTTTTACCCGCATCGCATCGATAACCCATTGGGTGTCGCTTTTCATGCGCGTATTATCTAACAGCCCAAATTTATTTTTATAGTTACGGATATTAGCAATCAGGGAATTAAACCCCACATCGAGATAGGCGTAAATCCCGGTTGAGCGGCGTTCTTCAGTTACCAGTGCAAACCCATGATTAATGGCTTCATTGGCACTATGGTTATTAATACTTTTGCCATGTAGCTTAATGGTCCCGGCCACTTTTTCGCGGATACCAAATAAGGTTTCAACAATATCGGTGCGCTTGGCCCCAACCAAGCCGGCAATCCCCAAAATCTCACCTTTATGCAAATCAAAGGAGACATCACGGATCGAGGGTTGGCGCAGCGAGGTCAGATTTTTCACTTCCAGAATGACTTCACCCGGCTTATTCAGGCGATCAGGGAAACGCTGACTCAGTGAGCGCCCCACCATCATTGAGATTATCTGATCCATGGTCAGCCCTTCCAGCGGCTGGGTAGTAATCCACTGACCATCACG includes:
- a CDS encoding galactose/methyl galactoside ABC transporter permease MglC, whose amino-acid sequence is MNALNKKSMLTYLKESGIYVVLFVLLAIIIVKDPTFLSLMNLSNILTQSSVRIIIALGVAGLIVTQGTDLSAGRQVGLAAVVAATMLQAMDNVNKVFPDLHTVPIPIVILTVCLIGAIIGLVNGIIIAYLNVTPFITTLGTMIIVYGINSLYYDFVGASPIAGFDPAFSTFAQGFLRFGDFKLSYITFYALIAIGFVWVLWNKTRFGKNIFAIGGNPEAAKVSGVNVPLNLIMIYALSGVFYAFGGMLEAGRIGSATNNLGFMYELDAIAACVVGGVSFSGGVGTVIGVVTGVIIFTVINYGLTYIGVNPYWQYIIKGAIIIFAVALDSLKYAKKK
- a CDS encoding formate hydrogenlyase transcriptional activator FlhA, whose translation is MDRAKKLPRPTLAQVWQDTLFTVSKKLLLLRDITDLVNELRKLSFSVVRFQRVNLLLLNPLYNQNTLYTHDDATNRVQGSQNILFAEGPGGLAWQQQTPLQTDHRRMQREFSAVCDLIPYQELHSGCHFPLGHDNHWSGCIEFIKTDDSEFDEQAVTFLGLLADVVAIAVDNIAEINRAFSEREKLRFERDHYRILVDVTNTVISKLELDVLAAEVSKEIHRFFNIDYISLALCGTHKDKNKLNVFSTRYQSGKAVQYQQAWVDITGTLAGQVLQSKALLLVNLADISLLAPDDKQLANMLDEGLQVVCLLPLFFGHKMLGVLKLAQCQSDIFTDSNVKLLRQIAARIAIAVDNALAYNEITRLKDSLVNENLYLTDQIIHNEEFGEIIGNSAGIKAVLEQVEMVASSDCTVLILGETGTGKELIARAIHNLSTRKNKRMVKMNCAAIPSGLMESDLFGHEKGAYTGASSQRIGRFEMADGGTLFLDEVGDIPLELQPKLLRVLQEREIERLGGSKIIPVDVRLIAATNRDLKLMMVNREYRSDLYYRLNVFPIVIPPLRERPEDIPLLVKFFTQKIAKRMNRTIDTIPGETLRLLSRLPWPGNIRELENVIERAVILSRGTTLNLQLQELEYHLSPLEVTKPVAERVVHKTLLPESEEPESSESERARIIRVLRETNGVVAGPKGAAIKLGLKRTTLLSRMQRLGISVKSIEDEDGMD
- a CDS encoding galactose/methyl galactoside ABC transporter ATP-binding protein MglA, which translates into the protein MADINTAQPREWLLEMSNINKSFPGVKALDNVNLKVRPSSIHALMGENGAGKSTLLKCLFGIYKKDSGSILFQGQEIEFKSSKEALEHGVSMVHQELNLVLQRTVMDNMWLGRYPTKGFFVDQDKMYKDTKAIFDELDIDIDPRDKVATLSVSQMQMIEIAKAFSYNAKIVIMDEPTSSLTEKEVNHLFTIIRKLKERGCGIVYISHKMEEIFQLCDEITILRDGQWITTQPLEGLTMDQIISMMVGRSLSQRFPDRLNKPGEVILEVKNLTSLRQPSIRDVSFDLHKGEILGIAGLVGAKRTDIVETLFGIREKVAGTIKLHGKSINNHSANEAINHGFALVTEERRSTGIYAYLDVGFNSLIANIRNYKNKFGLLDNTRMKSDTQWVIDAMRVKTPGHRTNIGSLSGGNQQKVIIGRWLLTQPEILMLDEPTRGIDVGAKFEIYQLMTELAKKDKGIIIISSEMPELLGITDRILVMSNGQVAGIVDTKQTTQNEILRLASLHL
- a CDS encoding formate dehydrogenase subunit alpha, coding for MKKALTVCPYCGSGCKINLLVENGKVVGAEGANGVTNQGELCLKGYYGWDFLNDTKLLTPRLKQPMIRRQKGGKLEAVSWDEAIEFASSKLRAIKEKYGPEAIMHTGSSRGPGNETNYVMQKFARAVTGSNNIDCCARVCHGPSVAGLQVTLGNGAMSNSICEIEDTKCILVFGYNAADSHPIVARRILKAKEKGAKVIVCDPRHIETARIADLWLPLKNGSNMALVNAFANVLITEELYDKDYVSRYTEGFDEYREIVAKYTPEYVESITGLPAKSIREAMRIYAAAPSATILWGMGVTQWGQGVDVVKGLSGLALLTGNLGRPNVGVGPVRGQNNVQGACDMGALPNMYPGYQSVTDPATLEKFAKAWGVPSLSDKVGYSLTDVPHKVKEGKIKANYVMGEDPLQTEPDLSMMREAFSELELLIVQDIFMTKTAAEADVIFPATSWGEHEGVYSAADRGFQRFEKAVEPQGDVKPDWEIISLMATALGYPMKYNNTKEIWDELRELCPLYYGATYEKMAGLGYIPWPCTTEDSPGTPWLYAGNKFDRPGGKGLLFASEWRAPMELVDEQYPLVLCTVREVGHYSCRSMTGNCSALQTLADEPGYVQISPQDADKMRLQDQQLVWVESRRGKVITRVSVSERINIGAVYMTYQWWIGACNELTLDHLDPISKTPEYKYCAVKLEAIPDQTWAENYVQQEYSQLKARLRREAEVG
- a CDS encoding formate transporter FocA, which produces MSIENPFDLRLPIDMAKLAEQVGIYKATKNPATTFYLAMTAGVFISIAFVFYITATTGTAGVVAFGLAKLVGGLCFSLGLILVIICGADLFTSTVLIVVAKASGKISWRQLICNWVNVYFGNLIGALFFVALIWFAGQHTAANGLWGLNVLQTAEHKLHHTFVEAVCLGILANLMVCLAVWMSYSGHTLTDKIVVMLLPIGMFVASGFEHSIANMFLIPLAIVIRDYASPGFWLSINATPDQFSALTLNNFIIDNLIPVTIGNIIGGGLLVGLTYWIIYLRNPAH